The genomic stretch CTTACCTTGGATTGTATTCTTGAAAAAATGAAACTATACTTTCTTTTTAGAGATGATCTTCCTCATTACATTCAAACAATTTGGTTTGTATCCTAGACTCTAATCTAGATTGAGCCTGATGGTTTTTCCTTCTATGCGATCAATGTCGTGGTTCATCATCATGTTGAACATGATGAAAAGTTGGTATTGGTTGTGCTGACATGGACAATATTGGGCTAGGTCTAGGATAGAATAAACTATTTAgtttgtggaatatgttgggaTGGTGAACGTTTTTGGTTTTAAGATATAAGAAAATTTTGCCTAATAATAATATGCTGGAAATAAGAGATATTGCGGACTAGTCTTCCTTCAATAAGCATGACATAATGTTCTAAGCTACTCTCATTTGAGAGATATGACGCTTgagttttttttattgtgtaCAATGACGCATAATGGGTTTTTTTCTTGGTATACAATGACACATAAATTTTATTCAAGGTTGCAAAAACCGAATCGGTTAATAAACTGATAAGATGACTGGTTAAATAGTTTAATGGTCCAATCAAAATTCTAtcgatttaattaaatataaaataaaattattaaaaattgaatatatgtGATTCATGATCCCTGTCTAGTAGttccattttcaaaattaaactttttaattAGCAACAATTACAAACACAAACTTACACAAATTTAATATAGACAACAACTAAGTATGGATTATTGAACATAGATTTACACACGATTTCTAATCACATCAACAAACCAACAATACATGCAGCATCATAACACAAAATCAACAATTACATCCAGCATCAAAAGTTTATAAGACAAACTCAGAAGCCAATATCCATACAATTAGacaataaaattagaaattaacaaaattaatatggTAAGATCAATAATCAACAAAGAGCGAGAAAGAGCGAGAAAGGGAAGTGACGGCGACGACAATTGAGAACGATGAGAGGAGAAGAGAGTAGGAGACCTTCCTACGATGGCAACGAGAGGAGGAATGATCAGAAGATGGATGGTGGCTGCGGGCTGTGTTTGAACTTCCATCGAACAGAACTTCCACACGCGACGCGGCACCCACAGTTTGTTCCTGGACGAGAAAAGTTCGGTGATGACTTTGAAGAGGAATGGTGGCCATATCTGCGTTTGAACTTCGAACTTCCAAAGAGATTTGGAGGCTAGGGTTCTTCACTCTCCAACGTTCAAAGttcaaagaaaaagagatgGGTGGGATGGTGGTATTAGGATAGGGTTCTTCAATCTTTAGGTTTTTTTAATAAAACAGCGACGGCTTTTAGTGTATGTCCCGAACCGAAAATCCTTAAAAAATTCGGTCGATGTCGATGATTCACCAGTTAACTGTCGATTCGGTCGGTTCTCTGGTCGGTTTTTGGCTAGACAATTTTTGGAATCAACCGAACTTAACATATGACTGGTTTTTAATTAATCTGGTTACATCTGTCAGTTcgattctattttattttattttattttggctCTTACACATTACATAACATACACCCACTCACACAAAATACACTACTACTACTAGACTACTAGTATAGGTTCTGTATTCTTTATTGAGGATTTAAATCTGGGTACAGCTCCTAATGAGGCACGTGATGCTGCCATTGACCCAAGGCTTTGGCTATCTGATTCAGTTTTGAAaattatggttttttttttttcttgaaaactATGGTTTTATTACACAtttgaataatattttgttGCATCAGCACGTATGCCGCCGCTTATTTCCCTCCACCTTTTAGTTTGGGGTTTTTCTTGAGTTGTCCTCGTCAATCACAGGCCCACGAAGCCCAACAGGGTGGAACACCGTTACGCCAAGGAGTTGGCTAGCGCTGAACCAAGCTAGCCGTTGGAGATGGACTCTTGCCACTCCTGCGAAGCTGGCCCCTACGGTAACCACGTGTCCATGCGCGATTCAATCATGTGGGATCTTAAATTTTCTTGCTAAAGCAAATTGACAGAAGCCCACAAGGAGTCATCATTGTTTAGGGGTTTTGGATTTGGGTCTTTGGGAGGTCGTGGTGTTAGTGGGCGTGCTCTGTGCTTCGTCATAATCGTAATTATAATCGGAGAATCAGAAGCAGTAATTGGTGACCGACATGGCACACAACCTATTCGAGGGATTGCCTCCACCTCAACACCATGATGATCCTGAACCGCCGCAGCGACAACAAAAACCGCATCTCAATTTTCCCAGCACCGCTAACAACGACGCGGAGTCCTCTCAAGTTGCAGCAGCAGCACCACCATCGAAGCCAATTCTCAAGAGTGCCCTCAAGCGCCCAAACCATACTCCGTCTGACACTCAAGGTTACTTCAATTTCTCTTACCTTCTTAACTCAATTGTTTGTTTTACGTCGGCAATCACTGAATTTTTAGTTTAACATTTtgtttatgtatttatttattactgGGAAGCATATAACCCTAGGATTAGGGTTTCCTTCGAATCGGGGttaagaggaaaaaaaaaaaggcctTTCGTTTAGACTCTGTTTGGGAGATATATTTGTGATGGCAAATTGGCAAGTAATGGAATGgaatagaaaagaagagaatggaTTGTTATATGTATGCCGCACCGGCACACCCTTGTTTGGGGACTTCCATGGCTGGTGAAGGAATAGAAAAGATAATATGCTATTTCCCTTATTTTCGATGGCAAAGTGAGGTTCTGTAGGACATTTTTTACCATTCCATTCCTTGCTGACCGAGAAACACATTCTATAAACGTTTCCAAAACTTGCCATGCATCCAAACAGTGTCTTAGTTTACCTGGTTTAGGAAAAATAGGCATTGAATTAATCAAGTGCAGCGGATGCTAAAAGATAGTAAGTACTCATTTTACATTCAATTTGACTGCTAAATTCATCTAACATGACCTGTCTTGTTTGTTCTTTCAGTAATATTAGTGTAAAGCTTTTAGCATATAGAGTCTAGTAGACCATAGTTCTGATCAGCTTATGATAACAGTAAAGTCTTAGTTTTCTTTATGCACAGTGTTTGAACCTGAGGCGTTGCTTAGTGGAACAATACATGTTTGGTTTTTTGTTATGAAGTATGAAGAGTTTAGGTTGATTCATGATTGCGAAAGTCTGAAAGTTATCTATGTATATGCCATTGCCATATAAATCACTTTAGGTTGTTTTATCTAACTATATGAAGACCTTGGTTTGTGGTGTTGCAACAATAGAAAGCGGATCGAAGTTTGGTATATTTTCTCCTGGATTTACAGAAATGCTGGTATATTATGCAGTTATTGCTTTGGTATCCACTTACACATCTGTTTAAAATGATGAAAtttacattaatattttttctgaAATCTGAACCTACATTATCTGCTGTGAATGCAGCTGCAGCACCAAAAAAAAGCTTGAAATTTAAAACCTCTACGGATGCTTCTGAAGAACAGGTTATTAAGGCCATGAAGAAGATAACTTCCCACATCAAGAACCCTGCAAAGGTCAACAAGGCTGCGAAGCTTGCTATACAGCTGATTCAATCTGGAAGTGTAAAGTCTGGAACTAGTGATTATTTTTTTGCCATATTAGAAGCTGCAATGTTATCATCTACACCTTGTACAGATCCTTCGGTGCGGGCTGACTATCATTCTCTGTTCATGGAAGCACAAAGCACCAAAGAAGTAAGATTAAAAGTTCACATGATATATCTGTCCTTGGTGAGTGTTTTTTAACAGATTAGAGTGTCTCTGAAGGATTTCCTGATCCTTTCCTGTCCATTAATTTCAGCACCTCAATAAGAAACAAAGGAATCAACTGGCAGCATGGACAATAATGGCCGTGGTAGCAAATGATTTATACACAGATGACAGCTTTGTGGTATGATTTACACTAAAGGCTTGCTGAGTCACCTTTTGTCGTCTTCCTATTCGAGAAAATAAGCTTGAAGCACATTGTTGCCTTTTGGCTATTGACATGAAAAGAAATTATTCATGCACCAAAAAAATCCAAGTCTGCTGTGTcatacatttactgtcattttcTTGTCATGTAATTAATATTTGTATATCATTATTGCTTTTTGTAagctatttttgaatttatcaCTTCACATATCAATACGTCAGTTTTCCTTGTATATGAATATGACTAAAGATGGATATAATGTGTAAATATAGTCTCCCATAGATTTCTTACTTGCAGAAGTCAAGTTGAATTTTAAAGGAAAGTTCTCTGGACCGATAATAAGATCAACTTTTTTGGAGGGATAACAATTGTTATCGCCTATAGAGGATCCACATTGTTCACCCATGCCATATTCTTGTGACAGATGCATAGTAGGGCAGGGGGGGTGTATCAGTATATGAGATGTGGCGTTTGCTAGGGGTATGGGAGGTCTGGTTCAGTTTCCAATTGCAACATTCTTTATTTACATGGTTCAATTTTtgattatttgattattaaaagtCCGAGGTTGATGTTATAGATAGCTGATACTTGACTCTGTATTTATAGTGtactaaaaaaaactaataatgcACCAAACTATTGCTTAAAATATTttgctaaattttatttatcatgtGTTTATCTTATGCTTAGTCACCATGATTACATTTCAGATACTGTTATCTATATAGGTCTTAGTCAGTTGATTTCATTATTTGAGCCTACAAAGATATCTATTGGGTTGCTTATGCTTTTTTTTCCCCCCAACTTTTTATACAGTTCTCAAAAGCAGCTGGACAAATCAAGGATGCTATATCTAGTCTTCCTGTTGCAACAAAGGATGATGATGCAGAGGAAGCAATGTCTCTGGAAGACAATACAAATGTGGCAGATGAAGATAGTAAAACACGTGCCAAAGACAAGGATAATAATGATGAGGATCAAGCTGACCCATTTGGGCTTGATGCACTGCTTCATGAATCCACAAAGAAAGGTGAAAAATTAAAGACAAAGAATGAGGGAGCTGTGAAGATAAAGGAGGATGAGGAAGAAACAAAGAGATTCCTCAAGTCACAAAGAGAAGCCCTGATAACTTGTTTAGAGATTGCGGCTCGGCGTTATAAAACACCATGGTAAATTAGTGTACTCTTTTCTGTTGTATTCATATATCACATGTTTCATCATTGacgttctttttttttcttttttttttgtaatttcgttcttgtttgagtcttctCTATTCAGGTGCCAAACCGTGATTGATATTTTGGTAAAGCATGCCTTTGATAATGTGGCTAGATTTACAGCACGTCAAAGGGATGCTATTGGGAAATTGTGGGCTTCCATAAGGGAGCAACTAACATGCAGGAAGCAAGGGAAGTCAGTTAATGGAAAACTCGACGTAAATGCTTTTGAATGGCTTCAACAAAAGTATGCTGGAGAGAAGATCAGCATTCGACATTCTGTTGGTGGTAGCGGAGATCGTCGCGCACAGCAATGGCTCGGTTAAACTCTGTTGGTGTTAGAGGAAGAGGATGAGTCCTCATCACTTCACTGAGAATGTTGTAACTTAAACTCACTGACTGAAACAGTTCTCGCGAGACATATAACGTTACTGAGCGTGACATTTTGCAAAGGAAAATCATGAATGTCTTGAACAATGTAAATCATCTTGTGCAAAATGAGCCCCTGCTTcgcaaataattttattttatgaaacttcaaatatttttgttattaaaatcagtTTTGGATAGAAGAAAGAAATTTTCTATACTTTTTCAAAAAGATGAAGAAAGGAGAGTAGTTATTACttaacaaaattataaaaagaaaaggtTGGATAAACAAGATCATTATCATTCTTCACGTTTCGAGTTTTTATTGTTTTGATCTGCTCGGGTTCGTATGGGTCGTAAGAGGTGCAAGAGTAGATATTAATACGGAGAAATGTTATTTGTACACcaaaatcagtcactaaaattagtcaccaatgtatttgtgtatataTGTGTAGTttaatgtatttgtgtatatatgtatagtttaatttattttcaatgtgtatttatattttagcatgtattttatattagtggCTGACTTTGGTAACTAATTTTGGCATACATCTAGCATAACcctaataaattatatatgagCAGTTGTGCACACGTATTAGGGGTGTATATTTGTTGTGCGACGTCAAGAGGTTATGAGGTATCTAGGTTTTGGGGTTCTTTATGAAGTTCGGTGTGAGGTCTTCCTATAAGAGAAGTAAGGATCTTTATATATGTAACGGTTATGTTTGTCAAGTTACTGTGGTCATTATACCAGTTAATGGAAATGAAGTAAAAAGATTAGGAATTATGATAGCATCATCCACAACTTGGTAAGTGCACTGAATCGCATCAAGTAATATCATGATGAGTGGATTATCATTCTCATGAGGATCAACGGATTAAACAAACAaatgattaattgattattctagttagacaATTCATATTTGAATGATAATTAATCAAGAAACATAAACAAAAAAACTAAATGACTTGGCAGTAGAGGAAATGAACTAAAAGTAAATGACTGGAAATGgaaatgaaataataataaagctcataaagaaattaaaaacacAAGCAGTGAACTAAATCTCAATtgcaaaattaaataaagcaATCAATGAAAGCAATAATCAATCAATTAAGATGGTAAGATGAGAAGGAATATTGAGGTTAGAGATGTTAATTCCTCAAGAATAATAGATCTCAACTCTATCTCAATCATGTAATTATAGACCTCTAGCAAATCATAAGTGAATCCCAATtttttggtgattcaatctctcttgacttaatcaattatcaatttcttgatcaattgctcatgagaagaggcGAAACACATTCTCTGATTTTTTAATCACACAATTCTTAAGATTTGAATCTAGTTGATTCAATGTTACTTATCAAATCCATATTCAAAATCATAAGCATTGAGAGAGAAATTCTTCAAGCTCAGTTTCTATAATTCACTTTTTCAAATGATCATGAAGTTCAACACATTCAAACTATTTTCTAATAGATTTGAATTCTTGAAATGAAGAACAAACATTCTCTCTTAAAAAACAATAATGCATATATTAAAGATAGAGAATCAACAGAATCATTCCATTAGAAGTTAACAAAATTCttcccttcaatggaagagaatTAGTGCCTCATGATTGAGAGCACCAACTACAATTCTAAAGAAAAATTCTCTGAACAAAGAAGATTCCAGTTGTATAAAAGCAAAAAGTGTCAAAAATGTTCCTTCTCAGTGTTCACTAAAAAGCTTTTATACTCTATCTAAAACTACATCCAAATTCAAATGCAAATTCTCCTTAAATTCAAATCCAATCCAATTTAAGTCAAATGCAAATCTAATTCCACTTGATCTCAGGGGCTTGTGAAGTTTTGATTCCTCCAATTAGAAGCCTCAAGAATTGATGGATTGCTGAGGCATATGGAGCACTGGAAGTGACGTCAAAGTTAGCCGTTGTACACCAAAAAGGTCACGTCCAATGGCAAGTCCATTTTCAGAGATTTTGGGCCTCTGTTTTCATTTATCGTTGGACGCCTAGTATAGTTGTTGGATGGCACACTTTATATTCCAAAAAATTGGCCCTGTTTGATTCCACTGTTGGACGTCTAGGAGTGCCATTAAACTGCACACTTTCTAATCCAAAAATTGGCCCTGTTTGATTCCACCATTGGACTGCTTAAGAGTGCCATTAGACGCGACTTAAGCATTGTGCGTTCGCACACCAGATGCGTACATGCGAGTTTCTTTACGGCCCGTTTGGTTATTGTTCATGTTCATCAAAGACATAGACACAGTGACACACGTTCAGTATTTGTTGTATGAAACACAAAAGTGAGAGACACGGTTACATACAAGAGTACATGAAATACGTGTATTTTGTGTCTCTTCCAAATGGTGAGACACGGAATTGAAGCCATGGACATGGATCTAAAACCTTTTTTTGGGACAATTTTATCCtcattaattttttgaaattccaaatttctccttctctttttatAAACCCTAATCAATTCTGAGCTCTTGTCTTCTATTTTCTAAAGCTTCGTGTGTTCTTCATTGTGGGTATGTGTTGGTTGATTTTATGAAGCTTTTTATTATTCTAAGACAATCTCCTTCTCCTTTTCACAAACTTTATCTAATTCTAATCTCTTCTCCTCTGTTTCTGGCTTTCTGCAGCTTTGTGTCTTCTTCACTTGTGTGTGCTACCATTTTTCTAAAGTTTTTATTGTTCTATCACGATCTTTCTCTTTCATCTGTGCTAAAAAACTCAACTCAAGGTTTGacataattataatatttttgtttgtttgtatgTTGTATTTGTATATTGCTATATTGgatattctttttttctttttgagcACATATGTGTTAGGTACTCTTCTGTTCTCCCTGTTTTGGGTATGCAAATTTATAGTTTTAAATATCtgaaatgattatattttaaatgGGGTTTGGTTGGAGTATTATGTTGGGTTATcttgttttttctattttggttaATAAAATAGATTATAAGTGATGGTAACTAAATTAAGAGTTCTCCATTTATGTATCAAAAACTATTAGCTTGATAATATGAGTATGTGATTATGTAATGAGTGTTTTGAAGTTTAATTGAAATGATAAAGAAAAGCTTATTTTTTAGTGTTGTCATACTGgatattagaatttattttatttttatgcatttattttttattgtttgttAGGAAGTGATGATGGATCATTCTGAACAAATTAAGCTATGTGTTGGATATTACTGGATCATGAGAATGCAATTTGACACGttgatgttattttttttagttactttatatatgtatattaggaATAGAAGGTGGGGTCATTCTTCAATTGGGTGAAGAGTGAACATATTGCCATTAAGGCGAGATGCATTAGATAACATCATTGCAGCAGGTGGAGATAGAAATTGCATATGGGAGTTAAGAATGAGTTTGAATGCATTTGCAAATTTGTGTGAATTGCTACAAGTTCAAGGTGAGTTAGATGAAGatggttgataaaccactattttattgtttacaatgtgtttaattgtgtggttttatcatggtctttacccacttattcata from Arachis stenosperma cultivar V10309 chromosome 9, arast.V10309.gnm1.PFL2, whole genome shotgun sequence encodes the following:
- the LOC130951794 gene encoding uncharacterized protein LOC130951794 encodes the protein MAHNLFEGLPPPQHHDDPEPPQRQQKPHLNFPSTANNDAESSQVAAAAPPSKPILKSALKRPNHTPSDTQAAAPKKSLKFKTSTDASEEQVIKAMKKITSHIKNPAKVNKAAKLAIQLIQSGSVKSGTSDYFFAILEAAMLSSTPCTDPSVRADYHSLFMEAQSTKEHLNKKQRNQLAAWTIMAVVANDLYTDDSFVFSKAAGQIKDAISSLPVATKDDDAEEAMSLEDNTNVADEDSKTRAKDKDNNDEDQADPFGLDALLHESTKKGEKLKTKNEGAVKIKEDEEETKRFLKSQREALITCLEIAARRYKTPWCQTVIDILVKHAFDNVARFTARQRDAIGKLWASIREQLTCRKQGKSVNGKLDVNAFEWLQQKYAGEKISIRHSVGGSGDRRAQQWLG